One stretch of Halichoerus grypus chromosome 8, mHalGry1.hap1.1, whole genome shotgun sequence DNA includes these proteins:
- the THBS1 gene encoding thrombospondin-1: protein MGLAWGLSVLFLLHACGSSRIPESGGDNGVFDIFELTGAARKGSGRRLVKGPDPSSPAFRIEDANLIPPVPDDKFQDLVDAVRAEKGFLLLASLRQMKKTRGTLLAIERKDHSGQVFSVVSNGKAGTLDLSLTVQGMQHVVSVEEALLATGQWKSITLFVQEDRAQLYIGCEKMENAELDVPVQSIFTRDLATTARLRVAKGGVNDNFQGVLQNVRFVFGTTPEAILRNKGCSSATNVLLTLDNNVVNGSSPAIRTNYIGHKTKDLQAICGMSCDELSSMVLELRGLRTIVTTLQDSIRKVTEENKELAIELRRPPLCYHNGVQYRNNEEWTVDSCTECRCQNSVTICKKVSCPIMPCSNATVPDGECCPRCWPSDSADDGWSPWSEWTSCSATCGNGIQQRGRSCDSLNNRCEGSSVQTRTCHIQECDKRFKQDGGWSHWSPWSSCSVTCGDGVITRIRLCNSPSPQMNGKPCEGEARETKACQKDACPINGGWGPWSLWDLCSVTCGGGVQKRSRLCNNPTPQFGGKDCVGDATENQICNKQDCPVDGCLSNPCFAGVKCTSYPDGSWKCGACPPGYSGNGVQCQDVDECREVPDACFQHSGEHRCENTDPGYNCLPCPPRFTGPQPFGRGVDYATAHKQVCKPRNPCTDGTHDCNKNAKCSYLGHYSEPMYRCECKPGYAGNGVICGEDTDLDGWPNEDLVCVANATYHCKKDNCPNLPNSGQEDYDKDGIGDACDDDDDNDKIPDDRDNCPFHYNPAQYDYDRDDVGDRCDNCPYNHNPDQADTDNNGEGDACAADIDGDGILNERDNCQYVYNVDQRDTDMDGVGDQCDNCPLEHNPDQLDSDSDRIGDTCDNNQDIDEDGHQNNLDNCPYVPNANQADHDKDGKGDACDHDDDNDGIPDDRDNCRLVPNPDQKDSDGDGRGDACKDDFDHDNVPDIDDICPENIDISETDFRRFQMIPLDPKGTSQNDPNWVVRHQGKELVQTVNCDPGLAVGYDEFNAVDFSGTFFINTERDDDYAGFVFGYQSSSRFYVVMWKQVTQSYWDTNPTRAQGYSGLSVKVVNSTTGPGEHLRNALWHTGNTPGQVRTLWHDPRHIGWKDFTAYRWRLSHRPKTGFIRVVMYEGKKIMADSGPIYDKTYAGGRLGLFVFSQEMVFFSDLKYECRDS from the exons ATGGGGCTGGCCTGGGGACTCAGTGTCCTATTCCTGTTGCATGCATGTGGCTCCAGCCGCATTCCCG AGTCTGGGGGAGACAACGGCGTGTTCGACATCTTTGAACTCACCGGGGCTGCCCGTAAGGGCTCCGGGCGCCGCCTGGTGAAGGGTCCTGACCCTTCCAGCCCAGCTTTCCGCATTGAGGATGCCAACCTAATCCCCCCAGTACCTGATGACAAGTTCCAAGACCTGGTGGATGCTGTGCGGGCAGAGAAAGGCTTCCTTCTCTTGGCCTCCTTGAGGCAGATGAAGAAGACCCGAGGCACGCTGCTGGCCATAGAACGGAAAGACCACTCAGGCCAGGTCTTCAGTGTGGTCTCCAATGGCAAAGCGGGCACCCTGGACCTGAGCCTGACCGTACAAGGGATGCAACACGTGGTGTCGGTGGAAGAAGCGCTGCTGGCGACCGGCCAGTGGAAGAGCATCACCCTGTTTGTGCAGGAGGACCGGGCCCAGCTGTACATTGGCTGTGAGAAAATGGAGAACGCGGAGCTGGACGTCCCTGTCCAGAGCATCTTCACCAGGGACCTGGCCACCACGGCCAGGCTCCGCGTCGCGAAAGGAGGGGTCAATGACAACTTCCAG GGGGTGCTGCAGAACGTGAGGTTTGTCTTCGGAACCACACCAGAAGCCATCCTCAGGAATAAAGGCTGTTCCAGCG CCACCAATGTCCTTCTCACCCTCGACAACAATGTGGTAAACGGCTCCAGCCCTGCCATCCGCACTAACTACATTGGCCACAAGACGAAGGACCTGCAGGCCATCTGCGGCATGTCCTGTGATGAGCTGTCCAGCATGGTCCTGGAGTTGAGGGGCCTGCGAACCATCGTGACCACGCTCCAGGACAGCATCCGCAAAGTG ACTGAAGAGAACAAAGAGTTGGCCATTGAGCTGAGGAGGCCTCCCCTCTGCTACCACAATGGAGTTCAGTACAGGAATAACGAGGAGTGGACCGTTGATAGCTGCACGGAGTGCCGCTGTCAG AACTCCGTTACCATCTGCAAGAAAGTGTCCTGCCCCATCATGCCCTGCTCCAATGCCACTGTCCCTGACGGAGAATGCTGCCCACGGTGTTGGC CCAGCGACTCTGCGGATGACGGCTGGTCCCCATGGTCCGAGTGGACCTCCTGCTCTGCGACCTGTGGCAATGGAATCCAGCAGCGCGGTCGCTCCTGTGACAGTCTCAACAACCGATGCGAGGGCTCCTCCGTCCAGACGCGGACCTGCCATATTCAGGAGTGCGATAAGAGAT TTAAACAGGATGGCGGCTGGAGCCACTGGTCCCCATGGTCATCTTGTTCCGTGACCTGTGGCGATGGTGTGATCACAAGAATTCGACTCTGCAATTCTCCGAGCCCCCAGATGAACGGGAAGCCATGTGAAGGCGAAGCCCGGGAGACCAAAGCCTGCCAGAAAGACGCATGCCCCA TCAATGGAGGCTGGGGTCCCTGGTCACTGTGGGACCTCTGTTCTGTCACCTGTGGAGGAGGGGTGCAGAAACGTAGCCGGCTCTGCAACAACCCCACACCCCAGTTTGGAGGCAAGGACTGTGTTGGTGATGCAACAGAAAACCAGATCTGCAACAAGCAGGACTGCCCAGTTG ACGGATGCCTGTCCAATCCCTGCTTTGCTGGGGTCAAGTGCACGAGTTACCCAGATGGCAGCTGGAAGTGCGGTGCCTGTCCCCCGGGCTACAGCGGAAATGGCGTCCAGTGCCAAGACGTGGATGAG TGCCGAGAAGTACCCGACGCCTGCTTCCAGCACAGCGGCGAGCACCGGTGTGAGAACACGGACCCCGGCTACAactgcctgccctgcccgccgCGCTTCACGGGCCCGCAGCCCTTCGGCCGGGGTGTGGACTACGCCACCGCCCACAAGCAG GTGTGCAAGCCGCGCAACCCCTGCACGGACGGGACGCACGACTGCAACAAGAACGCCAAGTGCAGCTACCTGGGCCACTACAGCGAGCCCATGTACCGCTGCGAGTGCAAGCCCGGCTACGCGGGCAACGGCGTCATCTGCGGGGAGGACACGGACCTGGACGGGTGGCCCAACGAGGACCTGGTGTGCGTGGCCAACGCCACCTACCACTGCAAGAAG GATAACTGCCCCAACCTGCCCAACTCCGGGCAGGAGGACTACGACAAGGACGGGATCGGCGACGCCTGTGATGACgatgatgacaatgataaaaTCCCAGACGACAGG GACAACTGCCCCTTCCATTACAACCCAGCCCAGTATGACTATGACCGAGATGACGTGGGAGACCGCTGTGACAACTGCCCCTACAACCACAACCCAGATCAGGCTGACACGGACAACAATGGGGAAGGAGACGCCTGCGCCGCAGACATCGATGGGGATG GTATCCTCAATGAACGAGACAACTGTCAGTATGTCTACAACGTGGACCAGAGGGACACGGATATGGACGGGGTTGGAGATCAGTGTGACAACTGCCCTCTGGAACACAATCCAGATCAG cTCGACTCTGACTCAGACCGCATTGGAGATACCTGTGACAACAATCAGGATATTGATGAAGATGGCCACCAGAACAACCTGGACAACTGTCCCTATGTGCCCAATGCCAACCAGGCTGACCATGACAAAGATGGCAAGGGAGATGCCTGTGAccatgatgatgacaatgatggcATTCCTGATGATAGGGACAACTGCAGACTCGTGCCCAATCCTGACCAGAAGGATTCTGATG GTGATGGTCGAGGTGATGCTTGCAAAGATGATTTTGACCATGACAATGTGCCAGACATCGATGACATCTGTCCTGAAAACATTGATATCAGCGAGACTGATTTCCGCCGATTCCAGATGATTCCTCTAGACCCCAAAGGGACATCCCAGAATGACCCTAACTGGGTTGTACGCCATCAGGGTAAAGAACTTGTCCAGACCGTCAACTGTGATCCTGGACTTGCTGTAG GTTATGATGAGTTTAATGCCGTGGACTTCAGTGGCACCTTCTTCATCAACACTGAAAGAGATGACGACTATGCTGGATTTGTGTTCGGCTACCAGTCTAGCAGCCGCTTTTATGTCGTAATGTGGAAGCAAGTCACCCAGTCCTACTGGGACACCAACCCCACTAGGGCTCAGGGATACTCCGGCCTTTCTGTGAAAGTCGTGAACTCTACCACGGGGCCAGGAGAGCACCTGCGGAATGCCCTGTGGCACACGGGAAACACCCCAGGCCAG GTGCGCACTCTGTGGCATGACCCTCGTCACATAGGCTGGAAAGATTTCACTGCCTACAGATGGCGTCTCAGCCACCGGCCCAAGACCGGCTTCATTAG AGTGGTGATGTATGAAGGGAAGAAAATCATGGCTGACTCAGGACCCATCTATGACAAGACCTATGCTGGTGGTAGGCTAGGGTTGTTTGTCTTCTCTCAAGAAATGGTGTTCTTCTCCGACCTGAAATACGAATGCAGAG ATTCCTAA